Within Candidatus Saccharibacteria bacterium, the genomic segment ACAAGTTTTACCACAAAAACAAGGTCAGAGTTTGGCGGGATACTACCCTGGCCGTTTGCTCCGTAGCCCAAGCTAGCAGGAATCGCTAAGCGACGCGTGCCGCCCACTTTCATCCCTTCTAACCCCTTATCCCAGCCTTGTATAACTCGCCCTTCGCCTAGATTAAACTGCAGCAAAGTGTTTTTGGAAAAGTTTTCGTCAAACAATGTACCGTCGCTCGCAAGAGTTCCGTAATACTTCATTTGCATACAGTCGCCAGCTTTAACAACTTCGCCCGAGCCTGCTTCTAGGTCAGTTGTCTGAATTGCACTGAGCGTGCTATCTGGCTTATACACCTCTGGTGCTGGCAAAATAACATCGGTATCGACTGGTTTTTGTATGTCGCAGGCGACTTCAGTCGGAAGCTTTGGATCATTTTTTGTTTTAACCATGTCTACCACAACTGCAATCGTAAATGCTGATGCTGTAACCAAAAAAAGCAGTGCCCCAAACCCTGCGAATATCCTATCGCGAAGCCGCGTTGTTGACATACATAACCTCCATTTAATTCACTATAAGTGTGCCACAGCGTTGACTCACTTACAAGTATTAACCGACTATCTCAAAGCGACGCAGCCGCGTTTTGACAGATGTCGAACCATTATTCTGGAGCCGGAGCAACTCAGAGTAGATACCTTTTGTTTTTGCTAGTTTAGCTGGACTCCCTTGTTCTTCTACGGTACCGCCGCGAAGCGTGATAATGGTGTCTACAGACTGAATCGTGCTTAGGCGATGAGCAATAATGAGCGTTGTGCGACCCTTCATCAGTCGTTCAAGTGCCTGCTGCACTAAATGTTCACTTTTGCTGTCGAGACTACTGGTTGCTTCATCGAGAATGAGGATCGGTGCGTCTTTTAGGAGTGCCCGAGCAATTGAGATTCGCTGTTTTTGCCCACCACTTAGTTTTAAGCCCCGTTCACCAATTTCTGAGTCGTAGCCTTTTTCAAATTTTTCGATAAATTCATGGGCGTTAGCCGCTCTCGCCGCTGCTTGCACTTCTTTAGCCGTTGCTTCTGGACGCGCATAAGAAATATTTTCATACACCGTGCCACTAAACAATGCAGGCTCCTGGAATACAACAGCAGAGGCGGCTCGCAAACTTGCGCCAGTTACCTGCGCAACATCTTGACCGTCTATTGTTACCGTGCCGCCTTGAGCCTGATACAGACCAAGCAGCAAGTTAGTTACAGTCGTTTTGCCTTCGCCACTTTCGCCTACCAGGGCTGTCTTAGAACCCGGTTTTAACTCAAAACTGATGCCTCTCAGCACTGGCTGTTTTACTTCGTAGCCAAAAATAACATCGGTGAATTTCACTCCGCCTTTTGTTACTTTTAGTTTTTTATGCCTACGGTTGTGCAGCCTCTCAACTGGCTCATCCATAGCGGTGAAATAATCTTTTGTATTGGCCACCGCACGCTGTGACTGATCAACAATGAAGCTGATACTAAAAATTGGCATGCGGATAAGTGCCGCATATTGCAGAAGGAGGACCATTGTCCCTAAGCTGTAGTTGCCAGACACTGCCTGCAGGCATATGTAAGCGTAGACAGCCAGAAAAATGACGTTGAGTACCAGCCGCCGTACAAAATCTTGGCCATGCCACAGCTTGCTCTGTGGCCAGGTGGTTTCTACCATTCGCTGGTAGCGAGCCGTAAATTGCTTGAGCTCATGAGCTTGCTGTCCAAAACTTTTGACTACTTTTATTTGACCGATTGCTTCTGCGAAACGCCCCGTTGCAGCATCGGCCTCTTGATTGATAGTTGCTTGGTACTGACGCCATTTTCCACTAGTGCGAGTAGTCAGCCATATGAATATCGGGTAAAGTGACCCCAGCATTAGTGCAACCGGCCAGGAATACAGGGCAATAATACCAAGTGAAAGAATTGTGCTAAAAATAAATTGCAGAAAATTGTTACTAAATGCCTGAGCAAACGTGGTTATCTGGTCTATACTCCGGTTCAGCTGGTTAAGCACTTTTCCGCTTAGCTCACGGTCATAGTACGACTGTGGCAACTCTAGTAGATGCTGGAAGTAGCGTTCGCTAAGGGTTTTACGCAGCCGCACTTGCAGCTGGTCGCCAATAACACCGCCAATGTTGCTGAACACGTTTTGGGCAAGATCGGCAAGAAATATTCCTATCACCGCCAGAACCACCACTGAAATGCGGGCATCTACACCACCCAACACCTTTGTCACCTCGTCGACAATCGTTTTCGTCAGGAGCGGCTGCACCTGGGTGGTGGCGGCAACTAATATAGAAAAAAATGCGACTCCGCCGTAGTAGCGCCTTAGCTCTCTGGTAAAACTAACAATCCGCCACAAACTTTTCATATACCTAAATTATACCGCGTATTATGTAATAATTCCGTTCGTAAATTAATTTTTATGAGATAGAATTGCCCAGGAGTACACTTTAGTAAATAGCAAGAGTGTCGACTGATCTAGAAATGATGATAAAATATCCCTATGTCAGCGCTAATACCAAACGGCTGTAAAACTTATAACTTAGTTTGTGCACAAGATCAAGATGGAAGGGTTCTGCTAGGCAGAAAAACGCGGGGTTTTGGTACGGGACAACTGGTTATGCCCGGCGGAAAACCGACCCAAACTTCATGGCCTGTCGTACAATTTCCAGGTTTCATCGCACATGATGCAGCACGAGAGCTAAATGAAGAATCTGGAGTGGATCTAGCACCACGAGATATGTCATATGCCGGAGCTTTATATATTGGCAATCCGGT encodes:
- a CDS encoding ABC transporter ATP-binding protein, whose amino-acid sequence is MKSLWRIVSFTRELRRYYGGVAFFSILVAATTQVQPLLTKTIVDEVTKVLGGVDARISVVVLAVIGIFLADLAQNVFSNIGGVIGDQLQVRLRKTLSERYFQHLLELPQSYYDRELSGKVLNQLNRSIDQITTFAQAFSNNFLQFIFSTILSLGIIALYSWPVALMLGSLYPIFIWLTTRTSGKWRQYQATINQEADAATGRFAEAIGQIKVVKSFGQQAHELKQFTARYQRMVETTWPQSKLWHGQDFVRRLVLNVIFLAVYAYICLQAVSGNYSLGTMVLLLQYAALIRMPIFSISFIVDQSQRAVANTKDYFTAMDEPVERLHNRRHKKLKVTKGGVKFTDVIFGYEVKQPVLRGISFELKPGSKTALVGESGEGKTTVTNLLLGLYQAQGGTVTIDGQDVAQVTGASLRAASAVVFQEPALFSGTVYENISYARPEATAKEVQAAARAANAHEFIEKFEKGYDSEIGERGLKLSGGQKQRISIARALLKDAPILILDEATSSLDSKSEHLVQQALERLMKGRTTLIIAHRLSTIQSVDTIITLRGGTVEEQGSPAKLAKTKGIYSELLRLQNNGSTSVKTRLRRFEIVG
- a CDS encoding FKBP-type peptidyl-prolyl cis-trans isomerase, translating into MVKTKNDPKLPTEVACDIQKPVDTDVILPAPEVYKPDSTLSAIQTTDLEAGSGEVVKAGDCMQMKYYGTLASDGTLFDENFSKNTLLQFNLGEGRVIQGWDKGLEGMKVGGTRRLAIPASLGYGANGQGSIPPNSDLVFVVKLVKVQK